A genomic window from Microscilla marina ATCC 23134 includes:
- a CDS encoding DUF1660 family phage protein, whose product MNKKTGDKGKSTPFACKIWGHKWQGDSLKRRCTRCGKTQVSRYSVEGWVDV is encoded by the coding sequence ATGAATAAGAAGACAGGAGATAAAGGCAAGTCTACCCCATTTGCCTGCAAAATATGGGGGCACAAATGGCAGGGCGACAGCCTCAAAAGGCGCTGTACCCGCTGTGGCAAAACCCAGGTATCGAGGTATTCGGTGGAGGGGTGGGTGGATGTTTGA
- a CDS encoding DNA-methyltransferase yields MTKDQTPTPEALRSRILGLEMIDWKAMQFIQHDNFKVSTDEQYQKVVSSLVNNQFVAPFYVWQDQAGKHWCVDGKRRDTVLRRIEQEGGATVRDADTGQDQFYEITIPAELPALIIEADSKEEAAKLVLLYSSGYGEVTQQGLAEFIEQYDLNFPQLKFEINLPEFSMPRFEQTFDTFGLGGNGSEGGEAPYAEEHEDFMPDEEAEVVVQKGDVYELNGKHRLICGDSLLAATFETLMNGSLARILITDPPYNIPYSLFGGLGKVQHEDFSMAAGEMDDQEFVEFLATYMRHAVQHTVDGSIHFHFMDFRHAWHMCEAGGKVYGSREPKQVCVWNKSIQANGSFYRAKHEFCFIFKSGEAKHLSHLELKDRFRSNVWDYKSANDFSNEERKEFGKLGALENHPTPKPVRMIADALLDTTNEGDIVLDCFLGSGTTLMAAERTRRICYGVEYEPGYMQGILTRFIHHCQTENKPFEITRNGELMTEEALAPLMPK; encoded by the coding sequence ATGACAAAAGATCAAACCCCCACTCCCGAAGCCCTCCGCTCCCGTATTTTAGGATTAGAGATGATTGACTGGAAGGCAATGCAGTTTATCCAGCATGACAACTTCAAGGTATCTACCGATGAACAGTACCAAAAAGTGGTCAGCTCGTTAGTCAATAACCAGTTCGTAGCCCCTTTTTATGTCTGGCAAGATCAAGCGGGCAAACACTGGTGTGTAGACGGCAAACGCCGTGATACCGTACTGCGTCGCATTGAACAAGAGGGTGGGGCAACAGTACGCGATGCCGATACCGGGCAGGATCAATTCTATGAAATTACCATCCCCGCAGAACTGCCTGCGCTCATCATCGAGGCAGACTCCAAAGAAGAAGCGGCCAAGTTGGTGCTCCTTTATTCTTCCGGCTACGGCGAGGTGACCCAACAAGGGCTTGCTGAATTCATTGAACAGTACGACCTCAACTTTCCTCAGCTCAAGTTTGAAATCAACCTCCCTGAGTTTTCTATGCCCCGCTTTGAGCAAACCTTTGATACTTTCGGACTGGGTGGTAATGGCAGTGAAGGAGGCGAGGCTCCCTACGCCGAAGAACACGAAGACTTTATGCCTGACGAAGAAGCCGAGGTAGTCGTACAAAAAGGAGATGTATATGAACTCAATGGCAAACACCGCCTCATCTGTGGGGACAGCCTTTTGGCAGCAACCTTTGAAACCCTAATGAATGGATCATTAGCAAGGATTCTTATTACCGACCCACCTTATAACATCCCTTACAGTCTATTTGGGGGATTAGGCAAGGTACAGCACGAAGACTTCTCGATGGCAGCGGGCGAAATGGATGACCAGGAGTTCGTGGAGTTTCTTGCTACCTATATGCGTCACGCCGTACAACACACCGTAGATGGTAGTATCCATTTCCACTTTATGGACTTTCGCCACGCCTGGCACATGTGCGAAGCTGGAGGCAAAGTATATGGCAGCCGTGAACCCAAACAAGTCTGCGTTTGGAACAAATCTATTCAGGCAAATGGCAGCTTCTATAGGGCAAAACACGAATTCTGTTTTATCTTCAAATCAGGGGAGGCAAAACACTTGTCTCATTTGGAACTTAAAGACCGTTTCCGTTCCAATGTATGGGACTACAAATCAGCCAACGACTTCTCTAATGAAGAACGCAAAGAGTTTGGCAAGTTGGGAGCTTTGGAAAACCACCCTACTCCCAAGCCCGTCCGGATGATTGCTGATGCCCTGCTTGATACCACCAACGAGGGAGACATTGTGTTGGACTGCTTTTTGGGTTCGGGTACCACCCTGATGGCAGCTGAACGCACCCGCCGTATTTGCTATGGTGTTGAGTACGAACCGGGCTATATGCAAGGCATTCTTACCCGGTTTATTCATCATTGCCAAACCGAAAACAAACCATTTGAGATCACACGCAATGGTGAGTTAATGACGGAGGAAGCCCTTGCCCCTCTGATGCCTAAATAA
- a CDS encoding SH3 beta-barrel fold-containing protein yields MTTTIETNIANPLTRDELTQDLRKGIVQVAYTKLDGTLNVRKATLNFSLIPLKDHPNGAEYNPPKDKGWVNYYDLDKGEWRKLHIDRLKELNILFELNPVNEEFEYHTLRFKKLSYEVVKQQATAYFDQHKILTTLHLKRALREAGYWATQEKVSELMQELATREVDWNFSLQEGELFRLYYQEEELEF; encoded by the coding sequence ATGACAACAACCATTGAAACCAACATCGCCAACCCCCTTACCAGGGATGAACTAACACAAGATTTAAGAAAAGGTATCGTACAGGTAGCCTACACCAAGTTAGACGGCACCCTAAACGTGCGGAAAGCAACTTTAAATTTTAGCCTGATCCCGTTAAAAGATCACCCAAACGGCGCGGAGTATAACCCACCCAAAGACAAAGGTTGGGTTAACTATTACGACCTCGACAAGGGCGAGTGGCGCAAACTGCACATCGACCGTTTAAAAGAATTGAATATCTTATTTGAGTTGAACCCGGTAAATGAGGAGTTTGAATACCACACCCTGCGCTTCAAAAAACTGAGCTATGAAGTAGTGAAACAACAAGCCACAGCTTACTTCGACCAACATAAAATACTCACCACCCTGCATCTAAAAAGGGCATTACGTGAGGCAGGCTACTGGGCAACTCAGGAAAAAGTAAGTGAGCTGATGCAGGAACTGGCAACTCGTGAGGTTGACTGGAACTTTAGCCTGCAAGAGGGCGAATTATTCAGGCTGTACTATCAGGAAGAGGAACTGGAGTTTTAG
- a CDS encoding histidine kinase, translated as MIDTIQQSLISEGLQEASQLVQTMKQKAYKLANTDLLKRISELEDTLRSIDDVNNISTEALHIEKCSLKVLIDTSYQMYHLYFSRQDIRFSSYVANLHVRVDKMSFFRMFFSLVHYMGKHAHPDEERFISIEAAAYNSQTVALYIEDNGVYPVSDTDIFDHSFKRRITGAISGVGLTAIQQWAASVGGKVCPVNKVGSGLKLCFLLPGTASPHLREQPLGEARLPLEQGASVIC; from the coding sequence ATGATCGATACGATCCAACAATCATTAATCTCAGAAGGCTTGCAGGAAGCAAGTCAGCTGGTGCAGACAATGAAGCAAAAAGCTTACAAACTGGCCAATACCGATTTGCTCAAAAGAATCAGTGAACTCGAAGACACCCTTCGCAGCATTGATGATGTCAATAATATCTCTACTGAAGCCCTGCACATAGAAAAGTGCAGCCTTAAGGTGCTTATTGATACATCTTACCAAATGTACCATCTCTACTTTAGCCGCCAGGACATTCGCTTTTCGAGCTATGTGGCCAATCTGCACGTGAGGGTAGATAAAATGAGTTTTTTTAGAATGTTCTTCAGCCTGGTGCACTATATGGGCAAGCATGCCCACCCCGACGAAGAGCGCTTTATTAGTATTGAAGCGGCTGCTTATAATAGCCAAACCGTTGCGCTCTATATAGAAGATAATGGTGTATATCCGGTCAGTGATACCGATATTTTCGACCATTCGTTCAAACGCCGGATTACGGGAGCTATTTCAGGAGTAGGGCTCACTGCCATCCAGCAATGGGCAGCTTCGGTAGGGGGCAAGGTATGTCCCGTCAACAAAGTAGGTAGCGGCTTAAAGCTGTGTTTTTTGTTGCCGGGCACGGCGAGCCCCCATTTGCGTGAGCAGCCTTTAGGGGAGGCAAGGTTGCCTTTGGAGCAAGGAGCATCTGTAATTTGTTAG
- a CDS encoding NUDIX hydrolase, with product MSKQSPPANVFDQDLVTHQVAMDLCKIQEGIVKISHEAHGYAWLPVSVIRNPRFLAGVTSDNQGVYRIEINQDYWEDIFWIDHLFYLNRKK from the coding sequence ATGAGCAAGCAATCACCACCCGCCAACGTCTTTGACCAGGATTTAGTCACCCATCAGGTGGCAATGGATTTGTGTAAAATTCAGGAGGGCATTGTCAAAATAAGCCATGAAGCCCACGGCTATGCCTGGCTACCCGTGAGCGTTATCCGTAACCCCCGGTTTTTGGCAGGGGTTACCTCTGATAACCAAGGGGTTTATCGCATCGAAATCAACCAGGATTATTGGGAGGACATTTTTTGGATAGATCATTTGTTTTACTTAAACCGGAAAAAATGA
- a CDS encoding phage portal protein family protein, which translates to MSKKTKKRSTAAHHLSAFASVFQYGRDRVTIADWMQAWRIAESPVMPRTYPLMEVYDMVCIDAEVITAINNRKNKVLGEPFLVLDSEGNYQEVATKKLRGSWFDDFINAVLDAEFYGYSLIEIGQTLNDDDYSIKEINTVERRNIIPGRKLVLPYPFSAYQEGIDFSADYLKRWYIFCHSKRFPLGLLLYAAPYAILSRDALVKHAEFNRDYGKPYKIVHTDKEGEERREVLDALLNVEEELNGVFDIEEKVEVAFPSGGGGTVDTFDKMDEKASKKLLKIIQGHVKLSNDTDGGAQTYMNKDSIAKTPSEEIREYDMARVESVVNEELFPRLLDFNYPLAGHSFIFLDTYLRELQRQKKTISEKALELALNHFEVSGTEFEKATGIKVKKKATLPVDQNVKAVVKKNAENDTNTNTATESEANQETGNQVDSTGNLDTNVEVAKNQDFFKYGSVILPIRDKKLWASLLPDIAVSDLYINPRAGVYGYEDTPHITALYGLHALPNALKKLEALLATQQEMEVQLTAISVFEQKGKDYEVLKFEVTSPALVALHEALKTKFRHTLMYDTYVPHATIAFIKKGAAKKYTTAKIEQPIKLSLNEAIYSDGKGNKTLIKF; encoded by the coding sequence ATGTCTAAAAAAACAAAAAAACGATCTACTGCTGCCCATCATCTGAGCGCTTTTGCCTCAGTGTTTCAATACGGCAGGGACCGGGTAACCATTGCCGACTGGATGCAAGCCTGGCGCATTGCCGAAAGCCCGGTCATGCCCCGCACCTATCCTTTGATGGAAGTCTATGATATGGTGTGCATCGATGCCGAAGTGATCACCGCCATCAACAACCGCAAAAACAAAGTACTGGGCGAGCCTTTTCTGGTGCTGGATTCGGAGGGCAATTATCAGGAGGTTGCCACCAAAAAATTAAGAGGCAGTTGGTTCGATGATTTCATCAATGCGGTGCTCGATGCCGAGTTCTATGGTTATTCGCTCATTGAAATAGGGCAAACCCTGAACGATGATGATTATTCAATCAAAGAAATCAACACCGTAGAACGACGTAACATCATTCCAGGGCGAAAACTGGTACTGCCTTACCCTTTCTCTGCCTATCAGGAAGGCATTGATTTTAGCGCCGATTATCTGAAGCGTTGGTACATCTTCTGCCATAGCAAACGCTTTCCTCTGGGCTTGCTTTTGTACGCTGCTCCTTATGCCATTCTCAGCAGAGATGCCCTGGTAAAGCACGCCGAATTTAATCGTGATTATGGCAAGCCTTATAAAATAGTGCATACTGACAAGGAAGGAGAAGAACGTCGTGAGGTATTGGATGCCTTACTGAATGTAGAAGAAGAGCTCAATGGAGTGTTTGATATTGAAGAAAAGGTAGAGGTTGCTTTTCCCTCCGGTGGCGGTGGTACCGTTGATACCTTTGACAAAATGGATGAGAAGGCAAGCAAGAAGCTGCTCAAAATCATTCAGGGGCACGTCAAGTTAAGCAATGATACCGATGGCGGTGCCCAAACCTACATGAATAAAGACAGCATTGCCAAAACGCCCAGCGAAGAAATCAGAGAATACGATATGGCAAGGGTAGAGTCAGTGGTGAATGAAGAACTTTTTCCCCGCCTGCTGGACTTCAATTACCCGTTGGCAGGGCACTCCTTTATTTTTCTGGATACTTACCTGCGTGAACTCCAGCGCCAAAAGAAAACCATTTCGGAGAAAGCACTGGAACTTGCTTTGAACCATTTTGAGGTAAGCGGGACCGAGTTTGAAAAAGCTACGGGAATCAAGGTAAAAAAGAAGGCAACATTGCCAGTAGACCAAAATGTGAAGGCAGTAGTAAAAAAGAATGCTGAGAATGATACAAACACTAACACTGCCACGGAGTCTGAAGCTAATCAGGAAACGGGCAACCAAGTGGATAGTACGGGTAATCTTGATACTAATGTCGAAGTTGCCAAAAACCAGGACTTTTTTAAGTATGGATCGGTGATCCTGCCCATTAGAGATAAAAAATTATGGGCAAGCCTACTGCCAGACATCGCAGTAAGTGACTTGTATATCAACCCCAGGGCAGGTGTCTACGGCTACGAAGACACGCCTCACATCACTGCCTTGTATGGGCTACACGCTTTGCCCAATGCCTTAAAAAAACTTGAAGCCTTACTTGCTACCCAACAAGAGATGGAGGTACAACTTACCGCGATTTCGGTATTTGAACAAAAAGGCAAAGACTATGAAGTACTCAAGTTTGAAGTAACCAGCCCTGCCCTGGTAGCGCTCCACGAAGCCTTAAAAACGAAGTTCAGGCACACCCTGATGTATGATACTTATGTGCCCCACGCCACCATTGCTTTTATCAAAAAAGGAGCAGCAAAGAAATACACGACTGCCAAAATAGAGCAGCCGATCAAGCTATCTCTCAACGAAGCGATATACAGCGATGGTAAAGGAAACAAAACCTTGATTAAGTTTTAA
- a CDS encoding phage virion morphogenesis protein, protein MLMINERKFRKVIHQIPQGIGRLMLRYVQSNFANESYRGSAWQPRQKPNNNRKPLLTDTGKLKASFKVREANWRVIRVGSDRQAASGNAHLAQLHNEGAKGAATVRTYTRRGRNGSVRVRSHRRYAHLPQRQFMPIPSKEPLPPELWAAIEDFISTELDTIFK, encoded by the coding sequence ATGCTGATGATCAACGAACGAAAGTTTAGAAAAGTGATCCACCAAATACCCCAGGGGATAGGACGACTAATGTTACGTTACGTTCAAAGCAATTTTGCCAACGAGTCGTACCGGGGCAGCGCCTGGCAGCCCCGCCAAAAACCCAACAACAACCGCAAACCCTTGCTTACTGACACAGGCAAACTCAAAGCTTCTTTTAAAGTAAGAGAAGCCAATTGGCGGGTAATTAGAGTGGGCAGCGATCGGCAGGCAGCAAGTGGCAACGCTCACCTTGCCCAACTCCACAACGAAGGAGCTAAAGGCGCTGCGACCGTACGTACTTATACCAGACGAGGACGCAACGGCTCGGTGAGGGTACGTAGCCACCGTAGGTACGCCCACCTGCCCCAACGACAGTTTATGCCCATCCCAAGCAAAGAACCACTCCCTCCGGAACTTTGGGCAGCCATTGAAGATTTTATAAGCACGGAACTAGATACAATATTCAAGTAA